A stretch of Geoalkalibacter sp. DNA encodes these proteins:
- the mftA gene encoding variant-type mycofactocin precursor, translating to MEVEQLNPEACTEEPEILEEIQVEELAIDGICGVY from the coding sequence ATGGAAGTTGAACAGCTCAACCCCGAGGCATGCACGGAAGAACCGGAAATTCTGGAGGAAATCCAGGTCGAAGAGTTGGCCATCGACGGCATCTGCGGAGTGTACTGA
- the mftB gene encoding mycofactocin biosynthesis chaperone MftB (MftB, a small protein, is a peptide chaperone that assists the radical SAM enzyme MftC in performing two modifications to the C-terminal Val-Tyr dipeptide of the mycofactocin precursor peptide, MftA. MftB's role is analogous to the role of PqqD in the biosynthesis of PQQ, a cofactor that derives entirely from a Tyr and a Glu in the precursor PqqA.), with protein sequence MAAAGIKLHPACRVRQEGFGLLFYDSRGPRLLFAATGNLLPADFFDEVRTPDELVQGLSSGRQHALRKLVAQLLDKGFLREQPIC encoded by the coding sequence ATGGCGGCGGCAGGCATTAAGCTGCATCCCGCCTGCCGCGTGAGGCAAGAGGGGTTCGGTCTCCTGTTTTATGACAGCAGGGGGCCGCGCCTTCTCTTCGCCGCAACCGGCAATCTGCTTCCCGCCGATTTTTTCGATGAGGTCCGTACCCCGGACGAACTGGTCCAGGGCCTTTCCAGCGGCCGGCAACACGCGTTGCGCAAGCTCGTGGCGCAACTTCTCGATAAAGGATTCCTGCGTGAGCAACCGATTTGTTGA
- a CDS encoding DUF4112 domain-containing protein: MATDDRDKDRRRLERLAWLLDNSIPIPGIKARIGLDPLLGLFPGIGDTLGALLSSYILAAASRLGAPKSVLLKMAFNIAVDALVGTFPVLGDVFDMAWKANHRNVKLLGEYFEQPRKTVVASRLFVWTLGAALLGFVLLVGMLGFLLVRALWLAVSGG, translated from the coding sequence ATGGCCACCGACGACCGAGACAAGGACAGACGCCGCCTGGAACGCCTGGCGTGGCTGCTGGACAACTCCATCCCCATTCCCGGGATCAAGGCCCGCATCGGCCTTGATCCCCTGCTCGGCCTCTTTCCGGGGATCGGCGACACCCTGGGCGCGCTGTTGTCGAGTTACATCCTGGCCGCCGCCTCGCGCCTGGGCGCCCCCAAATCGGTGCTGCTGAAGATGGCCTTCAACATCGCCGTCGATGCTCTGGTCGGCACCTTTCCGGTGCTGGGAGATGTCTTTGACATGGCCTGGAAGGCCAACCATCGCAACGTGAAACTGCTCGGCGAATATTTTGAGCAACCGCGCAAGACGGTGGTCGCCAGCCGCCTCTTCGTATGGACGCTCGGCGCCGCGCTGCTGGGGTTCGTGCTGCTCGTCGGCATGCTTGGATTTTTGCTGGTGCGGGCGCTGTGGCTTGCGGTGAGTGGCGGGTGA
- the mftC gene encoding mycofactocin radical SAM maturase (MftC is a radical SAM/SPASM enzyme that catalyzes the first two steps in biosynthesis of the electron carrier mycofactocin from the terminal Val-Tyr dipeptide of the precursor peptide MftA.), translating into MSNRFVDMGLRAPVNLTWEVTYACNLRCTHCLSASGEPAADELSTAEALDLVEQMHRERVFQINFGGGEPFMRPDFEEILAACHARGIMTCISTNGTLLDAALVERLSRTRLVAIQVSLDGAEKSTCEAIRGQGTYDDALKALRLLAKSSIPTSINTVLTRQNAQEIPAMYDLAEQLGVTLRVSRFRPSGRGSDNWESLRPTAQQLLDFSAWLESRGDVRTGDSFFSLTAQERQGLGLNLCGAAKLTCCVGPTGKVYPCAFMQLDAFEAGSLRTRSFQHIWQSAEIFASLRGLRIHSCEDCQRFDQCHGGCPAVAYHLKNDIEGGDPECLERCVTSIAEENKTAAA; encoded by the coding sequence GTGAGCAACCGATTTGTTGATATGGGCCTGCGTGCCCCGGTCAATCTGACCTGGGAAGTGACCTACGCGTGCAATCTGCGCTGCACCCACTGCCTTTCAGCCTCGGGCGAGCCGGCGGCGGATGAATTGAGCACCGCCGAGGCCCTCGACCTGGTGGAGCAGATGCACCGGGAGCGCGTCTTCCAGATCAATTTCGGCGGCGGCGAACCCTTCATGCGCCCCGACTTCGAAGAGATTCTTGCCGCGTGCCATGCGCGCGGCATCATGACCTGCATTTCCACCAACGGCACCCTGCTCGATGCCGCGTTGGTGGAGCGCCTCTCGCGCACCCGTCTGGTGGCCATCCAGGTGAGCCTCGACGGCGCCGAGAAGAGCACCTGCGAGGCGATCCGCGGCCAGGGCACCTACGATGACGCCCTCAAGGCTCTGCGCCTGCTGGCGAAAAGCTCCATCCCGACCAGCATCAATACGGTGCTCACCCGGCAGAATGCCCAGGAAATCCCCGCCATGTACGATCTCGCCGAGCAACTGGGTGTGACCCTGCGCGTCAGCCGTTTTCGCCCCTCGGGGCGCGGCAGCGACAACTGGGAATCCCTGCGCCCCACCGCTCAGCAGCTTCTGGACTTTTCCGCCTGGCTGGAGAGCCGCGGCGATGTGCGCACCGGCGACAGTTTCTTCTCCCTGACCGCCCAGGAGCGCCAGGGGCTGGGCCTCAACCTGTGCGGCGCGGCCAAGCTGACCTGCTGCGTCGGCCCCACCGGCAAGGTTTATCCCTGCGCTTTCATGCAGCTCGACGCCTTCGAGGCCGGTTCGCTGCGCACGCGGAGCTTTCAGCACATCTGGCAGAGCGCGGAGATTTTCGCGTCCCTGCGCGGGCTGCGCATTCACAGCTGCGAGGACTGCCAGCGCTTCGACCAGTGTCACGGCGGCTGTCCGGCGGTGGCCTATCACCTCAAGAACGACATCGAAGGCGGGGATCCCGAGTGCCTGGAGCGCTGCGTGACCTCCATCGCCGAGGAAAACAAGACGGCGGCGGCCTGA
- a CDS encoding sensor histidine kinase — translation MKYTLKVGYLKAILFASCLILGAMLAYNSLVVYPSFNRMLTQNTEEEAVRVASHLAGEVLDGGNELRIDADAAAMIREARDHFRLWKLKIFNADGETVHSTDPGDIGTVNTSSIFRNELPAGQVLSKVVRKDGMSSEGQPVPLDITETYIPLLSAGQFLGAFEIYYDITERKARQDQNLLRATLVSAVIALLFFGVLVFFLERMGRNIFERKIAEQKLIVYQKQLVESEKMASLGGLVAGVAHEINTPVGVAVTVASSLDARTRECRELLLSHQIKRSDLQKYFETAGNSAAVILTSLRQAADLIKSFKQVAIDQSRQEKRQFRVRQCIDDVLLSLKPKFRHNAYQVKVNCPEDLELNSDPGALTQIFTNLVSNSLTHGFAEAEQGLLSFDVRSGEGVLEIRYADNGAGMDAETLRNIFEPFFTTKRGQGGSGLGMHIAYNLVSQTLNGTIACESSPGQGAIFTIRIPLG, via the coding sequence GTGAAATATACCCTGAAAGTGGGCTATCTCAAGGCTATCCTGTTCGCCTCCTGTTTGATCCTTGGGGCCATGCTTGCCTACAACAGCCTGGTCGTTTATCCCTCCTTCAACCGGATGCTTACGCAGAACACCGAGGAAGAGGCCGTGCGGGTCGCCAGTCACCTGGCCGGCGAGGTGCTCGACGGCGGCAACGAACTGCGCATCGATGCCGATGCGGCCGCCATGATCAGGGAGGCCCGAGACCATTTCCGTCTCTGGAAGCTCAAGATTTTCAATGCGGACGGCGAAACGGTGCATTCGACGGATCCCGGGGATATCGGCACGGTGAATACCAGCTCGATCTTTCGCAACGAACTGCCTGCCGGCCAGGTGCTTTCCAAGGTGGTACGCAAGGACGGCATGTCCTCCGAGGGGCAGCCGGTGCCCCTCGACATCACGGAAACCTATATCCCGCTGCTGAGCGCCGGGCAGTTTCTCGGCGCCTTTGAAATCTATTACGACATCACCGAACGCAAGGCGCGCCAGGACCAGAACCTGCTCCGTGCGACCCTGGTTTCGGCGGTCATTGCTCTGCTGTTTTTCGGCGTCCTGGTGTTTTTTCTCGAACGGATGGGCCGGAACATTTTCGAGCGAAAAATCGCCGAGCAGAAACTCATCGTCTATCAGAAACAATTGGTCGAGTCGGAGAAGATGGCCTCCCTTGGCGGATTGGTCGCCGGCGTGGCCCACGAAATCAATACCCCGGTGGGCGTCGCCGTGACGGTGGCCTCATCCCTCGACGCGCGCACCCGCGAGTGCCGCGAACTGCTGCTGAGCCATCAGATCAAGCGCTCGGATCTGCAGAAATACTTCGAGACGGCCGGCAACTCGGCGGCCGTGATCCTCACCAGCCTGCGCCAGGCCGCCGATCTGATCAAAAGCTTCAAGCAGGTGGCCATCGACCAGTCGCGTCAGGAAAAGCGTCAGTTCAGAGTTCGGCAATGCATCGATGATGTGCTGCTCAGTCTCAAGCCGAAGTTTCGGCACAATGCCTACCAGGTGAAGGTCAACTGCCCCGAGGATCTGGAGCTCAACAGCGACCCGGGCGCGTTGACGCAGATTTTCACCAACCTGGTGAGCAACTCCCTGACCCACGGCTTTGCCGAGGCCGAGCAGGGCCTCCTGAGTTTCGACGTTCGCTCTGGCGAGGGGGTGTTGGAGATTCGTTACGCGGACAACGGCGCCGGCATGGATGCCGAGACCCTGCGCAACATCTTCGAGCCCTTTTTCACCACCAAGCGCGGCCAGGGCGGTTCGGGCCTCGGCATGCACATCGCCTACAACCTTGTTTCCCAAACCCTGAACGGAACCATCGCTTGCGAGAGTTCCCCTGGGCAGGGCGCAATATTCACCATCCGCATTCCCCTTGGCTGA
- a CDS encoding HEPN domain-containing protein has protein sequence MNRISQEWLNAARDDLALILRILDDAQLTHLVAFHAQQAIEKCLKALLEANQDPVPKTHSLNRLFALNSGRIEEPGADIIHALDELYIEARYPGELGLLPHGKPSLDEARRFFETAQRMLDVVVEAIMPTS, from the coding sequence ATGAATCGAATTAGCCAGGAATGGCTCAATGCCGCCCGCGACGATCTCGCGCTGATCCTGCGTATCCTCGATGACGCGCAACTCACGCACCTTGTTGCCTTCCACGCCCAGCAGGCCATTGAAAAATGCTTGAAGGCGCTGCTGGAGGCCAACCAGGATCCGGTTCCCAAGACCCATTCGCTCAACCGGCTATTTGCCTTGAATTCGGGACGGATCGAGGAGCCGGGGGCGGATATCATCCATGCCCTCGATGAGCTTTATATCGAGGCGCGATACCCCGGCGAACTGGGTTTGCTCCCCCATGGCAAGCCATCCCTGGATGAGGCGCGCAGGTTTTTCGAGACCGCGCAGCGCATGCTGGATGTCGTCGTGGAGGCAATCATGCCCACGTCTTGA
- a CDS encoding NUDIX domain-containing protein: MREKNSHCSYCGAPFAAAQPWPRQCRNCGHSSYLNPLPVAVVVLPVGDGLAVIRRNIEPRKGTLTLPGGYIDYGETWQQAASREAREETGIAVSSEELRLYDVMNGLDGTLVVFGLAAPRPADCLKPFSSEETQEVVLIERPIELGFVMHTEIAARFFAEKRRGG, encoded by the coding sequence GTGCGCGAAAAAAATTCTCACTGCTCCTATTGCGGCGCCCCATTCGCCGCCGCTCAACCCTGGCCGCGCCAGTGTCGCAACTGCGGCCACTCCAGTTATCTCAACCCCTTGCCGGTGGCGGTGGTGGTGCTGCCTGTCGGCGACGGTCTGGCGGTCATCCGGCGCAACATCGAACCGCGCAAGGGCACCCTGACCCTGCCCGGCGGCTACATCGACTACGGGGAAACCTGGCAGCAGGCGGCCAGCCGCGAGGCGCGGGAAGAAACGGGAATCGCGGTATCGAGCGAGGAACTGCGGCTCTACGACGTCATGAACGGCCTCGACGGCACCCTGGTGGTCTTCGGCCTGGCCGCGCCGCGCCCCGCCGACTGCCTCAAGCCCTTTTCCTCGGAGGAAACCCAGGAGGTGGTGCTCATTGAACGACCCATCGAACTGGGGTTTGTCATGCACACCGAGATTGCGGCGCGGTTTTTTGCGGAGAAGAGGAGAGGGGGCTAG
- a CDS encoding nucleotidyltransferase domain-containing protein — MMNEEVKTEIVERLKAIDPAKIILFGSHAWGDPTKDSDIDLYVVTKDDFMPQSWGEKHRVYLRVAKAMQDIMRRYPTDLIVHTRPMHQKFLELNSSFSREIVAKGQKLYESN, encoded by the coding sequence ATGATGAACGAAGAGGTCAAAACAGAAATCGTGGAGCGTCTCAAGGCCATCGACCCGGCGAAAATCATTCTTTTTGGAAGCCACGCCTGGGGTGATCCCACCAAGGACAGCGACATCGATCTTTATGTCGTCACGAAGGATGATTTCATGCCGCAAAGCTGGGGGGAGAAGCACCGGGTCTACCTCCGGGTGGCGAAGGCCATGCAGGACATCATGCGTCGCTACCCGACCGACCTGATCGTCCATACGCGTCCCATGCATCAGAAGTTTCTCGAATTGAACAGTTCCTTTTCCCGGGAGATCGTCGCCAAAGGGCAAAAGCTTTATGAATCGAATTAG
- a CDS encoding cation:proton antiporter domain-containing protein yields MGIFLFAPLLLQRMRIPGLIGIIIAGAIVGPNALNLLERDQTIVLLGTVGLLYLMFMAGVEIDLHGFKRHRNRSLLFGVLTFVIPISIGFGVGLILGYGTAAAILLASMFASHTLVSFPIASRYGIAKSQAVTMAVGGTIITDTAALLVLAVVAASTRGALDAVFWIRLVALLSIYVVLIWVGLPRMGRWFFRNRNVGQLSEYFFILTALFGGAYLAEVAGIEPIVGAFMVGLALNRLIPEHGLLNNRIHFVGEAIFIPFFLLSIGMLVDLRILAGDVRAWKVMVAMTVTVSLTKWIAAKAAEKLCGFSAAEGWTVFGLSVPQAAATLAATLIGMEVGLFDDAVLNGAIMMILVTCILGPWVVEKYGREVALQEERKPYSPGHAPQRILVPMANPATAGALMDLALVLREPDSTEPVYPLTVVPSDEEGESKFVEMAEKMLSHAVAYASGVNVPVVPLTRVDHNFADGIARGIIETRTSTVIIGWDGKSSSRRGIFGSVLDQVLEQTRQMLLVARLGHPLNTTERIILLVPEGADRIPGFLEAVHTVKQMANRLSAIILGYSVGEDSQVYQSYLDGTPPDAPSTFEHAPDWNEVLRRLRLKLRPDDLVVVLGARRGSVAWNQAFDQLPNYLANLVPESFIMLYPAESAPSVQPPARIAMPRSLSPTRTVFDIPAESFQKVLYRLLATEFAAQPLRLRRIENALIESISTFAAEVRPGVIVPHVRIPDLLHSITFLGISPEGVVFPHAAAPAHLIFLVLSPSDQPSEHLTQLAEIAHFVSAPGRYESLCKARSADDLRNLT; encoded by the coding sequence ATGGGGATTTTTCTGTTTGCGCCCCTGCTTCTGCAGCGCATGCGCATCCCCGGCCTCATCGGCATCATCATCGCCGGGGCGATCGTCGGTCCAAACGCCCTCAATCTTCTGGAGCGCGACCAGACCATCGTGCTGCTGGGCACTGTCGGGTTGCTGTATCTGATGTTCATGGCCGGGGTCGAAATCGACCTGCACGGCTTCAAGCGCCATCGCAACCGCAGCCTGCTGTTCGGTGTGTTGACGTTCGTCATTCCCATCAGTATCGGGTTCGGCGTCGGGTTGATTCTGGGTTACGGTACGGCCGCGGCCATTTTGCTGGCGAGCATGTTCGCTTCGCACACGCTGGTCAGCTTCCCCATCGCCTCGCGCTACGGGATTGCCAAGAGCCAGGCGGTGACCATGGCCGTCGGGGGCACGATCATCACCGATACCGCGGCGCTGCTGGTGCTCGCCGTAGTGGCGGCATCGACGCGCGGCGCCCTCGATGCCGTTTTCTGGATTCGCCTGGTCGCCCTGCTTTCGATTTATGTGGTGCTGATCTGGGTTGGATTGCCGCGCATGGGGCGCTGGTTTTTTCGCAATCGCAACGTCGGTCAGCTCTCGGAATATTTTTTCATTCTGACGGCCCTCTTCGGCGGCGCCTATCTGGCCGAAGTCGCCGGCATCGAGCCGATCGTCGGCGCCTTCATGGTGGGGCTCGCCCTCAACCGCCTGATTCCCGAGCACGGCCTTCTCAACAACCGCATCCATTTTGTCGGGGAAGCCATCTTCATCCCGTTTTTTCTTCTTTCCATCGGGATGCTCGTCGATTTGCGCATTCTGGCCGGGGATGTGCGCGCCTGGAAGGTCATGGTGGCGATGACGGTCACGGTAAGCCTGACCAAGTGGATCGCCGCCAAGGCGGCGGAGAAACTCTGCGGCTTCTCTGCCGCCGAGGGCTGGACGGTCTTCGGGCTCTCGGTTCCGCAGGCCGCCGCGACCCTGGCCGCCACCCTCATCGGCATGGAGGTGGGGCTCTTCGACGACGCGGTACTCAACGGCGCCATCATGATGATCCTGGTGACCTGCATCCTCGGACCCTGGGTCGTGGAGAAGTACGGGCGGGAAGTCGCCCTTCAGGAGGAGCGTAAACCCTACTCTCCGGGCCATGCGCCGCAGCGCATCCTCGTCCCCATGGCCAACCCCGCCACTGCCGGCGCCCTCATGGATCTGGCCCTCGTTCTGCGCGAGCCCGACTCGACGGAACCCGTCTATCCCCTCACGGTCGTCCCCTCCGATGAGGAAGGAGAGAGCAAGTTCGTGGAAATGGCCGAGAAGATGCTCAGCCACGCCGTCGCCTACGCTTCGGGGGTGAACGTTCCCGTCGTTCCCCTGACCCGCGTCGACCACAACTTCGCCGACGGCATCGCCCGGGGGATCATCGAGACACGCACCTCCACCGTGATTATCGGCTGGGACGGCAAGAGTTCATCGCGAAGAGGGATTTTCGGCAGCGTTCTCGACCAGGTGCTCGAACAGACGCGGCAGATGCTCTTGGTGGCGCGTTTGGGACATCCCTTGAACACCACCGAGCGCATCATCCTTCTGGTGCCCGAGGGTGCCGACCGCATCCCCGGTTTTCTGGAGGCGGTGCACACGGTGAAGCAGATGGCCAACCGCCTCAGCGCCATTATTCTCGGCTATAGCGTCGGTGAGGACTCCCAGGTTTATCAAAGCTATCTCGACGGCACCCCCCCGGATGCGCCCTCGACCTTTGAGCATGCCCCCGATTGGAACGAGGTTCTGCGGCGCCTGCGGTTGAAGCTGCGCCCCGACGATCTGGTGGTCGTTCTCGGCGCCCGCCGGGGCTCGGTCGCATGGAACCAGGCCTTCGACCAGTTGCCCAACTACCTGGCGAATCTGGTGCCGGAGAGCTTCATCATGCTCTATCCCGCGGAGTCCGCGCCGAGCGTTCAGCCGCCTGCCCGCATCGCCATGCCCCGTTCCCTTTCGCCGACTCGCACGGTCTTCGACATCCCGGCCGAATCCTTCCAGAAGGTGCTTTATCGACTGCTGGCGACGGAATTCGCCGCGCAGCCGCTGCGTCTGCGCAGGATCGAAAACGCCCTCATCGAAAGCATCTCGACCTTTGCCGCCGAGGTGAGACCGGGCGTCATCGTGCCGCATGTGCGGATTCCAGATCTGCTTCACTCCATCACTTTTCTCGGCATCAGCCCCGAAGGGGTCGTATTTCCCCATGCCGCCGCACCGGCGCATCTGATCTTTCTGGTGCTCTCCCCCAGCGACCAGCCCAGCGAACATCTGACGCAACTTGCCGAGATCGCGCATTTTGTTTCGGCACCGGGGCGCTATGAGAGTCTGTGCAAGGCGCGTTCGGCGGATGATCTCAGAAATCTGACCTAG
- a CDS encoding DUF3369 domain-containing protein produces the protein MTMDFDDDEIHFAEEIAEEALDAGCAGWKLLIVDDEEMTHHATRIALDTYRFEDRPLTFLSAYSGRDACELLARHRDIAIVLLDVVMESDDAGLRVVRYLRETLENPLTQIVLRTGQPGSAPEKQVIAQYEINDYREKTELTELRLFTTVTTALRAYRDLTRIEKNRKGLELIIGSTGHLFADQRLRDFTAGILTQLQAVLKLDENTMFMQTSGFAASFCEQGQLRILAATGNFSAYVDQPLEKVVSAEIRQGVEEAMRRRESIFTQDAYVGYFRSESGAVNLLYLHGCQGLAVLERDLIRTFSTNIAIAYDRLFLTQEIQATQREVIETLGNIVESRSNETANHVSRVAAFTELLALKAGLDERQANLLKQASYMHDVGKIGISDSLLNKPGVLTEEEHDLIKYHTTLGHAILKNSKRELMQTAAVVALQHHERWDGLGYPQGLAGEAIHLYGRITALADVFDALINKRVYRDSLPLPQVISILEQGRGTQFDPALTEIFLCSIDEFVKLNERWAD, from the coding sequence ATGACCATGGATTTTGACGACGATGAGATTCATTTTGCCGAGGAGATTGCCGAAGAGGCGCTTGACGCCGGATGCGCCGGCTGGAAACTGCTGATCGTCGACGATGAGGAGATGACGCATCATGCCACCCGCATCGCCTTGGACACCTACCGCTTTGAAGACCGCCCGCTGACGTTTCTGAGCGCCTATTCCGGTCGTGACGCCTGCGAGTTGCTGGCGCGGCACCGCGATATCGCCATCGTGCTGCTCGACGTGGTGATGGAGTCCGATGACGCCGGGTTGCGGGTGGTGCGCTATCTGCGCGAAACCCTTGAGAATCCGTTGACGCAGATCGTGCTGCGAACGGGCCAGCCGGGCTCCGCGCCGGAAAAACAGGTCATTGCTCAGTACGAGATCAACGATTATCGGGAAAAAACCGAACTCACCGAGCTGCGCCTGTTCACCACCGTGACCACGGCCCTGCGCGCCTATCGCGATTTGACGCGCATCGAGAAAAATCGCAAGGGTCTTGAATTGATCATCGGCTCGACCGGCCATCTGTTTGCCGATCAGCGCCTGCGCGATTTTACGGCGGGCATCCTGACGCAACTGCAGGCGGTGCTCAAGCTCGACGAAAATACGATGTTTATGCAGACCTCGGGGTTCGCCGCCTCCTTCTGTGAGCAGGGGCAGCTCAGGATTCTGGCCGCCACGGGGAATTTCAGTGCCTATGTCGATCAGCCTTTGGAGAAGGTTGTTTCCGCCGAAATCCGCCAGGGTGTCGAGGAAGCCATGCGTCGCCGGGAGAGCATTTTCACCCAAGACGCCTATGTCGGCTATTTCCGCAGTGAGAGCGGCGCCGTCAATCTGCTCTATCTCCATGGCTGTCAGGGTCTGGCCGTGCTGGAAAGAGATCTGATTCGCACCTTTTCGACCAACATTGCCATCGCTTATGACCGGCTTTTCCTGACCCAGGAAATTCAGGCCACTCAGCGCGAGGTGATCGAAACCCTCGGCAATATCGTTGAATCGCGCTCCAACGAAACCGCCAATCATGTCAGCCGCGTGGCCGCGTTCACCGAGCTGCTGGCGCTCAAGGCCGGCCTGGATGAACGCCAGGCAAACCTGCTCAAGCAAGCCTCCTACATGCATGATGTCGGCAAAATCGGCATCTCCGATTCGCTGCTCAATAAGCCGGGAGTTCTCACCGAGGAAGAGCATGATCTGATCAAGTATCACACCACCCTTGGTCATGCGATCCTCAAAAACTCCAAACGCGAGCTCATGCAGACGGCTGCCGTCGTCGCCCTGCAGCATCACGAGCGCTGGGACGGACTGGGCTATCCGCAGGGGCTCGCTGGAGAGGCGATTCATCTTTACGGGCGCATCACCGCCTTGGCGGATGTGTTTGATGCCCTGATCAACAAACGGGTTTACCGCGACAGCTTGCCCTTGCCGCAAGTCATCTCCATCCTTGAGCAGGGCCGAGGCACGCAGTTCGATCCCGCGCTCACCGAAATTTTTCTGTGCAGCATCGATGAGTTCGTCAAACTCAATGAACGCTGGGCGGATTAG